Genomic window (Shewanella psychropiezotolerans):
CCAAGATTAGCGCTAACTAAAAAACACAACAATGACAACACCAAGGCATTGTTTTAAAACAGAATACCCCAATCCATGTAGCATAACCATGACAAAAAAATTCTCTTGTCTTACATTCATGTGAGAGATGTCTCACACTAACGAAAGCAAATAAAGATGAAGACCAGAATATTGGCGATACTATATTTTGCATGATTCGAAAAGTGTAAACCTAACTCTGGACGGAACACGCGCAAAAGAAAGGGCACACCATTAGGCGTGCCCGATACTTATACTTTTTAGCTATCCTGCTAACTTACTTGCTCCCTGCATCATCCTTAATTATCTAGCTCCCTTTCTCTTCCCTGGGTCCATTTTATTTGGTAATCCTTATACCAAATCATACTCAATCCTTAAGTGTGTCCCCCTCTCTTCTCGAGAGTCATCCTTTAATCTATCCATGAAATCACATTCAAAATTAGACCAATTATTCACTTCGAAGTGCGAGCTGCATATCAGCTATCTTGTCCATTTAAATGCTCATTACATCCCTGTAAAAATGTCTAATAACAGATTAGGTTTCATCCTGAAATCAATAAGCGTTCTGCTATTAACTTAATAAGAATGATAATTGTAATGACAGCTATATACTCCTGCTGTAAGAAAAACAATAAAATCACATTCACAAAAAAAGCAAAGGAAAACCAATAACCATTTGAATTTTAATAGTTAGTTTTATCCGCAAAAATGAACAGTGAATTTCACACCACTTTGTCCCACATGGATGTAAGAGATATCTCACAGAGACTCAGGACGATGTTTACTTCACATATTTTGAATATTCGTGAATAGCCCACTGGGTAATGGGTAATGGGTAATGGGTAAAATAACTTATCGCAGTAATCTTGGTACTAACAGACTATTGAGGCATGCTGCTAGTTTATCTTTTAAATAATGGTGAGACTCTCTGAGCTAACATCACCCAGTCCGCCAAAAAACTATAAAGCGGATATTGAAAAGTTGCCGGGCGGTTTTTCTCAAACATGAAATGACCCACCCAAGCAAAACCATAGCCCACTACCGGCAGAAGTATAAGCAAGTGGAAATTGCCACTAAAAAGGATTACTCATTATCTTGCCCTCGATAAAACAATAACTCTCCCTCAACCTTACCGATAAAGAGAGTCTCTAGGGCGGTAAAACCATGCAGGCTAAACAACTGAGCATGTTGCTGTTCACTAGCAAAAACACCAATACCATCCATTTCTGGTTGCTCATCACACCAACTCAAAACCGCTTGCACCAACTTACTACCTAAGCCTTTTTTCTGTTCAATAGGCGACACTGCAATAAATTGTAAAATGCCACAATTCGGACTCGGCAGGTGCTCTAACAAACAGGACTCTTTCTTAATCAAGGCTTGTGTCGATTGCCAACCGGTACTGATAAGCATCTTTAACCGCCAATGCCAATATCGAGACTCCCCAGAGGCAGCTGCTGAGACACAATACATGCTACCCCGAGCATTCGCTCTCCCTCAAATAACCCAATTAACGTCTGTTCTTGTTGCCACAATTCATTTAACTCCTCCCTAATCGCCCCTCTGAGCTTTTGCTCATACATGGCAAGATCACCAGAATGAAATGATTCAATAAAAAAAGGGTCATCGTGGTAGGCGTTATAAAGTATCGAAGCCGCCACACGAAGATCTTCAGCCGTAAGGTATACCGCTCGATAGGTTTCTAATGTTTGATTATCTGTTGCCATCGGTTTAAGTTATCCCTTGATCTAAATCAATTAACAACCAATGTAGCAAGCAAGTTAAAGCGTGTAAATATTAATCATAAAGCGCTATTTATCCGTCAATTTAATGAAGTTTGATCCATACTAATATTTAAGCCACCTGTGTTATTCAGATAAGCGATAGGAAACCAACAATATGGACACCACACCTCAAGATCTTAGTCATCTTTTTGATCAATTAGGATTAGATAATAGCGAACAAAGTATTAACACATTTATCGCAAATCATACGGTACCCGCTAACGTTCTGCTCTGTCAGGCTGATTTTTGGAATGATTCTCAGAAGAGCTTTTTAAAAGAGGCAATTGAAGAGGACGCCCAATGGTCTGAGTTAATCGATCATTTAGACGCCCAACTTAGGTAATTTAGTTTACTAACTAGATATTTTTGTAGGCCATATTTCCCCAGCCTACAAGGGTATTATTGCTGATAACCACAGGAGTACATTCATCTTTTGTGGTTTTACCATCCCCCTTGTTACGCTGTGTGCGATAAAACAGCACATGAACCTCTTTGTCTTTCTCAATATAGGCTTCATTAAAATCTGCAGTTCCCATCAAGACGGTAACTTGATCTCGAGTCATACCCAGACTTAATCTAGCCAAGTTTTCACGATTGGTATCTTGAGTCTCTTCCCAGCCCTCTTGACCATTCCATCCCGATTCCCCATCACCAATATTGAGTACGCAGCCAGATAAGCTTAAACTTGTAATACCAATTAATGCCAAACCAATTAAATTTGTTTTCACTATGACTTCCTGTTTCTTTATTATAGATAACCTCAGAGAAAGCAAAAAACAAGCCAATAATACATCCTTTTGTTAAATAAGGATTTAATGTAGTAAACTCAGATCATACTGGTCACATTTACTAAACAAGTGAGAAAGATAACCAACTATGAGCCCAATAGAACAAATATTGGTAGCGGCTAAATCGATATCGATTGCAGGAAAAAAACCTAGCCTTGCACTAATCAAAACAAAAATTGGCAACAGTATTCCTATGCCCATACTGATCCAGGGCCTGCAGCAATTTAGGGCGATGGATGCTAGCTCAATAGAGAAGATCCCGAGTCAGGGTAAAATGCATGCAGCGGTCCTCCCTGATGAAGGTAAGTCCGAACTTGATCAGTTAAAAGCAGAGCTTACTCAATTAAAACTAGCCTACCAAAACCTTAATTCTCGATTAGAACAGCTTGAAAACCATAAAATGAAGGTGAAAAAATAATGCATGTTGTTGAATTAAGATTTGAATGTTTTGACAACACCACCATAACAGCAGCCGAAAAAACAATTAATGGGTTACTCGAAGCTTATAGAGCCAATGGGCAAATTTTAGGCCGTGAATTCGCCGTGGCATTCAATGATGGAGAGTTTAGAGTCAGGCTCTTGATGCCAGAGAAAAGTAGTTTAGCGAAACGTTTTAACAGCCCATGGGTTGAAAGAGCACTCGTCGAACTGACAGAGTCAAAAATACTCGCCCCGAGAGAAAAATACATAGGTCAAGACATCAATTCAGAAATCAGCAGCTCTGAAACACCAAGTTGGCAGCTTGTTTATACCAGCTATGTGCACATGTGCTCACCAGTACGAAACGGTGATACCTTGCAGCCCATCCCACTCTACCAGCTGCCAGCAACATTCAATGGCGATCATAAACGCATCATTCGCTGGCAAACTGAGTGGCAAGCCTGTGACGAACTGCAGATGGCTGCAGCAACAAAAGCTGAGTTTGCAGCATTAGAGGAGTTAACGTCTACGTCGAGTGATCTATTTCGCCGAGGCTGGGATCTGAGAGGTCGCATCGAATACTTAACAAGAATCCCAACCTATTATTACCTCTATCGTGTCGGCGGAGATAATCTAGCAAGCGAGAAAACTCGCCCCTGCCCCCGTTGTGGCAATAAAAACTGGCTTCTCGATGAACCTTTATTAGACATGTTCCACTTTCGCTGTGACAGCTGCCGAATCGTGTCAAACATCTCTTGGGATCATCTTTAGCTAGAAGCAATGAGGTCCAATAACCCCCAAGAGTTCGCGCATAATATCTTGTTACTTACCGCGCAGGTTTCGCCACATTAACTTAAACCGATTCCAAATTCCCGGATGGTCCAACTCAGGCATAGGCTCCTCGATATGAAGCTCAGGAGGCGCAATTCTAGGGGTTAGTTGGGCAATAAACTCATTTAAACTGCTAGTTAATTTTTCAGATGGCGCTTCACCAGGGATCTCAATCCAGACGCTGCCATCACTATTATCTACCGTTAGCATCTTATCTCCATCACCTAGCACACCGATAAACCAGGTAGGTGCTTGCTTTAATTTCTTCTTCATCATCAAATGACCAATCATATTTTGCTGTAGGTATTCAAAATCTGTCTGATTCCATACCTGTAATAGCTCCCCTTGTCCCCAATCACAATTAAACAGCAGAGGAGCTGAGAAATATTCGCCAAAAAATGCCCCTATGTCTGGGCTTAACTCTATATCTAACGCAATCTCAACATTAGAAAAAGATCCTGGCTCTTCTCTTCTTACCGGCTTCCAACATACGGTGACCTCTTCATTAGACTCATCGTAATTACTGGGTTCAAACTCCCCTTCAATACAAATAGATCCTTCACCTCTAGGGTAGTAACGCGGAGATTCACCTAGCTTTTCGAGATAAGCCAGTTGATATATTTTCAAGAAATTATCTAAAGCAGGTAGAGAAGACACTTAGCAGGAGTCCAAAATTTGAGTATAATGTACTCCTATTTTGACATGGAATATCTATTGATGACACAAGTTCATGATCCCTATACGGATGCCGAGGCACTCAGTGGCTTAACACTGGGTAAAGCAACGGGCTATCAGGCCGAGTATGACGCATCTTTGCTGCAAGGGGTTCCGCGTAAACTTAATCGTGATGCACTCGAACTCAATGAAAGTTTGCCTTTTCATGGCACTGATATCTGGACGGGTTATGAACTATCTTGGCTCAATGCCAAAGGCAAGCCAGTCGTTGCCATAGCCGAGTTTCAACTCTGCTATGATAGCGACAACTTGATCGAATCTAAGTCATTTAAGCTCTATCTCAATAGTTTCAATCAAACCAAATTCGACGATATAGAACAAGTACAGGCCACCTTAACCCAAGACTTGTCAAGATGTGCCGTAGGCGATGTCAGCGTTAAGATATTTGAACCTAAACAGTTCGCTAGCCAACGCATCGTTGAACTTCCAGGAACCTGTATCGACGATCTTGATATAGAAGTTGATGACTACAATTTTAACCCTCAATACCTTGAGAACAGCACAGACGAGAAAGCGGTCGTTGCCGAAACGCTTAATTCTAACCTGCTTAAATCTAACTGTTTGATCACCTCTCAGCCCGATTGGGGCAGTGTGATGATCCGTTATCAGGGGCCAAAAATCGATAGAGAAAAGCTACTCAGGTATCTCATCTCATTCCGCCAGCATAATGAGTTTCATGAGCAGTGTATCGAGCGTATCTTTGTCGATCTGAAACGTTTCTGCAATTGCACCAAACTAACCGTGTATGCTCGTTATACACGTCGTGGTGGATTAGATATTAACCCTTACCGTAGTGATTTTGAGACTCCACCAGAAAATCATCGTTTAGCCAGGCAATAAGCGGAAGAATAATAAGGTTTTAATGAAAGAAAGGTGAGCCATGCTCATCTTTCTTTAGAAGAAATATCTCTAGTAATCAACAAAAAACACTAGAGATAATCAACCACAGTAACCTCCACGATTAGCTTTAGCCGTTACGTAAGGTAAACATAAATGCTCATTCTCTGTCTCTCAAATAAAAAGCTAATGCATTACTCGTTGATTAACTTTTTTAAAGTATTTCTTAACCAGATACTCGCAGGATTTCGATCTAACTTCTTACTCCAAACCATATGATAGTTAATAGCACGAGTATCGAGAGGTGGCTGCAGTACCTGTAAGCCGAACAGCTCGGCATATTCTTGAGAAAAGGTTTGAGCAGCGACAGCGATAGCATCACATTTAGCCACGGTCGCCAACATAGCGAGAATAGAGGATTGCTCACAATACACCTCTCTGTGAGGTAAGACTTCATCGGTTAGAAAATCTACCATACTCAAGTTACCCCGTTTCATATTCAAAACGATATGCTTCTCACTAAAATACTGCTCACGGCTCAGGGTGTTTGATATTCTCGGGTGCCCCTTTCTTACCACACATACCAAATTATCTTGCATCAAGAGTTCGTTCGAGAAAGATGCTAATTCAGGCTTGGTCAGGTCAATAGCCAGATCGACAGCTTCGAGCTGAAGATCTAATTGAAGTTGCTCTTCCTGTATCGGTATTTCACGAAATACAATATCGACAGACAATGATTTAAGGTGATCATTTACTCGCTTATGTAGCAAGCCTATTGTCGTTTCATGAGCATATACATAAAACGTACGCTCACTACATAGGGGATCAAACACCTTCATCCCCTGTAAGGATTGCTCGATACTCGATAGCGGCTCCTTAAACTCTTCATACAAGCTAAGTGCTCCAGCCGTCGGTTTGACCCCCCTGCCCACTCGAATAAAGAGATCTTCTCCCACGGTAGATTTAAGCCGGTTAATCGCATTGCTCACGGAAGATTGGGTGAGGTCTAACTCCTCTGCGGCCTTACTGAAAGATCCCACCCTACATACCGTAATAAAAACACGTAAAAGGTTGAGATCAAAATGTTTCTGTTGGGGCATAGCA
Coding sequences:
- a CDS encoding DUF2789 domain-containing protein codes for the protein MDTTPQDLSHLFDQLGLDNSEQSINTFIANHTVPANVLLCQADFWNDSQKSFLKEAIEEDAQWSELIDHLDAQLR
- a CDS encoding DUF3192 domain-containing protein — protein: MKTNLIGLALIGITSLSLSGCVLNIGDGESGWNGQEGWEETQDTNRENLARLSLGMTRDQVTVLMGTADFNEAYIEKDKEVHVLFYRTQRNKGDGKTTKDECTPVVISNNTLVGWGNMAYKNI
- a CDS encoding Zn-ribbon-containing protein, with the translated sequence MHVVELRFECFDNTTITAAEKTINGLLEAYRANGQILGREFAVAFNDGEFRVRLLMPEKSSLAKRFNSPWVERALVELTESKILAPREKYIGQDINSEISSSETPSWQLVYTSYVHMCSPVRNGDTLQPIPLYQLPATFNGDHKRIIRWQTEWQACDELQMAAATKAEFAALEELTSTSSDLFRRGWDLRGRIEYLTRIPTYYYLYRVGGDNLASEKTRPCPRCGNKNWLLDEPLLDMFHFRCDSCRIVSNISWDHL
- the syd gene encoding SecY-interacting protein; the encoded protein is MSSLPALDNFLKIYQLAYLEKLGESPRYYPRGEGSICIEGEFEPSNYDESNEEVTVCWKPVRREEPGSFSNVEIALDIELSPDIGAFFGEYFSAPLLFNCDWGQGELLQVWNQTDFEYLQQNMIGHLMMKKKLKQAPTWFIGVLGDGDKMLTVDNSDGSVWIEIPGEAPSEKLTSSLNEFIAQLTPRIAPPELHIEEPMPELDHPGIWNRFKLMWRNLRGK
- the queF gene encoding NADPH-dependent 7-cyano-7-deazaguanine reductase QueF (Catalyzes the NADPH-dependent reduction of 7-cyano-7-deazaguanine (preQ0) to 7-aminomethyl-7-deazaguanine (preQ1) in queuosine biosynthesis) encodes the protein MTQVHDPYTDAEALSGLTLGKATGYQAEYDASLLQGVPRKLNRDALELNESLPFHGTDIWTGYELSWLNAKGKPVVAIAEFQLCYDSDNLIESKSFKLYLNSFNQTKFDDIEQVQATLTQDLSRCAVGDVSVKIFEPKQFASQRIVELPGTCIDDLDIEVDDYNFNPQYLENSTDEKAVVAETLNSNLLKSNCLITSQPDWGSVMIRYQGPKIDREKLLRYLISFRQHNEFHEQCIERIFVDLKRFCNCTKLTVYARYTRRGGLDINPYRSDFETPPENHRLARQ
- a CDS encoding LysR family transcriptional regulator; this translates as MPQQKHFDLNLLRVFITVCRVGSFSKAAEELDLTQSSVSNAINRLKSTVGEDLFIRVGRGVKPTAGALSLYEEFKEPLSSIEQSLQGMKVFDPLCSERTFYVYAHETTIGLLHKRVNDHLKSLSVDIVFREIPIQEEQLQLDLQLEAVDLAIDLTKPELASFSNELLMQDNLVCVVRKGHPRISNTLSREQYFSEKHIVLNMKRGNLSMVDFLTDEVLPHREVYCEQSSILAMLATVAKCDAIAVAAQTFSQEYAELFGLQVLQPPLDTRAINYHMVWSKKLDRNPASIWLRNTLKKLINE